From the Caldisericota bacterium genome, one window contains:
- the rplC gene encoding 50S ribosomal protein L3 yields MKGILGIKLGMTSVYEGDKLVAVTVLKAGPCMVTNKMTKEKNGYNAVQLGFIEVKPEKLNKPEAGVFKAKKLSMFRYLKEFRNMDGEIGDNVTVEIFKDSRFVNVSGISKGKGFSGVVKRWGFGGWPKTHGSGGLRRPGSIGAGTTPGKVFKGHPMAGHLGVNQTTVQKLRVVKIIPEKDLILVKGNVPGPDKNFIVVKAGG; encoded by the coding sequence GTGAAAGGAATACTGGGTATAAAATTGGGTATGACTTCTGTGTATGAAGGCGATAAATTGGTTGCTGTTACTGTGCTAAAAGCAGGTCCATGCATGGTTACGAATAAAATGACCAAGGAGAAAAATGGGTATAATGCAGTACAGTTGGGATTTATAGAAGTTAAACCTGAAAAGTTAAATAAACCTGAAGCAGGTGTTTTCAAGGCAAAAAAATTATCAATGTTCAGATATTTAAAAGAATTTAGAAATATGGACGGTGAAATTGGAGATAACGTAACCGTAGAAATTTTTAAAGATTCTCGGTTCGTTAATGTTTCTGGTATCTCTAAGGGAAAAGGATTTTCCGGTGTAGTTAAAAGATGGGGTTTCGGTGGTTGGCCGAAGACACATGGTTCTGGTGGACTCCGGAGACCCGGTTCTATTGGAGCAGGTACCACACCTGGAAAAGTTTTTAAAGGACATCCTATGGCCGGGCATCTTGGGGTTAATCAGACGACAGTGCAAAAACTTAGAGTAGTTAAGATTATTCCTGAAAAGGATTTAATCCTTGTAAAAGGCAATGTTCCCGGTCCTGATAAAAACTTTATTGTTGTAAAGGCAGGAGGTTAA